In Verrucomicrobiota bacterium, the DNA window GACCCGGCTCGGGGTGAAATCGTAACTTCTGACGTTTCGACAGGATTCCGTTGCCCCGTGGACGCGGTCCATACGGATGTCCTCCCATTCGATGGAAAGCGGGCCCTGGTAGCCGATGTCATTAAGCGCCACCATGATTTCTTCAAAATCGACGTCGCCGTGACCGATCGACCGGAAATCCCAGTAACGGCGATAATCGCC includes these proteins:
- a CDS encoding sugar phosphate isomerase/epimerase, whose product is GDYRRYWDFRSIGHGDVDFEEIMVALNDIGYQGPLSIEWEDIRMDRVHGATESCRNVRSYDFTPSRVAFDSAFDREKR